The segment GGGTATCAGCAGGAGTATTCTTCTAATCAGGTAAGTGCGCATAGCTTCCTCAATCGTACCCTATAGTAGCGATATTCGATTGGCGGGGCCTGCCGATAATCCCGATTACGGCACATACTGTGCGATTAGGGCGCAACAAATTGCGCGGCGCAACAGATAGCGCTTACGTCGAGATATACCCGATTACCCCCAGAACTCCGGACACGGGAGGGGGTGGTAGCGCTTAATTAAGCTGGAAATGGTCATCCTCTTCATCCCCCTCACTCTGGTTTCCCCCGACAGGGCCCGCCGCAGGTATTCCTTTCCAATTCTATCCAGCCCCGGCCTTCTCGCGTTGCCGTATCACACCTCCGGAGCGCCATTCCGAAGGGCTATCATGATCAGTTCGGTAAGCCTGTCCGTGTAATCTTCCAGTGTGTACCGCTTTCTTAGGACCCACCGGGAATGAGCCCAGCCGTTGGCCTCGCGAACAAGCACCCCGGCGACGAACCGGCAGTCGACCCGACCAAACTCACCATCCTGGATACCCCGCTCCAGTAGTGTGCTGAAATAGTCCGAGTGAACCGAAGCGGCCTCAAGCAGTGGCTCCCGCTCCTTCCGGCTCAGTGTTGCCGGCAGGTGGTCCAGGAAGATATACAGGTCCTGGTTCTCATTGACGTGCTCCAGGTACACCTTGATTGCCTGCCGGATGGCCTCTAGCGGCGGAAGCTCGGTGACCAGATTAACCAACTCCCCAAAGCGGTCGCTATGTGTAACTAAGCTCAACTCAGCAACCAGGTTGAGGATGTCTCTCTTCGAACCAACGTAGTAATAGAGCGTGCCCGTGGTAACCCCGCAAGTCCGGGCGATATCGCGCATGCCGGCGCGGCTATAGCCCTTCTTAGCGAACACCTTGACCGCGGCGCGCGCTATTTCTCTCCGCCTCTGGCGGACAAGGGGTTTGTTGGTGCTGAAAGTGCGTATTCTACTAGCTGTAGTGGTCATGGCGAGCTTAACACCTGTTACATAACGGCTGTTAGATACTTACCCCAATTATACAAAGTCTACAACAGGATGTCAATAGCGAGTTGAGACCTGCGATGCGCCGCCTGCAGGAGGAACATGGCTGGATGGGGGCTGGTGTCTGGTCAGCCTGCGCGTGATGCCAGTTTCTGCAAGGCGTCGGCTAGCTTGGGCCAGTGATGACGTGGTAATACCCCATGACCAATCCCTTCGAGCACCAGAAGTTCCGCATTCGGGAAGGCATTCACCTGTGCCTGGGCTGCCTCCAGTGAGACCAGGGGGTCCTGTTCGGCATGAACGACCAGAACTGGCACCCTGACCTGTCCGAGCCTCTCCGTTCTGTCTCCGGAGGTGGCATTGGCCCTGTTATGCAAGTCACCGCGTGCTGGAGAAGCACCACGGGCAATTGATTCCCTCCGACGTTCCTCGTAGTCCACTTCATCAAAGCTGGAACCGGCCATTGCCGCGAAGAGCTTCTTATGGTGCCGGGCGAGACCCTC is part of the Dehalococcoidales bacterium genome and harbors:
- a CDS encoding TetR/AcrR family transcriptional regulator, yielding MTTTASRIRTFSTNKPLVRQRRREIARAAVKVFAKKGYSRAGMRDIARTCGVTTGTLYYYVGSKRDILNLVAELSLVTHSDRFGELVNLVTELPPLEAIRQAIKVYLEHVNENQDLYIFLDHLPATLSRKEREPLLEAASVHSDYFSTLLERGIQDGEFGRVDCRFVAGVLVREANGWAHSRWVLRKRYTLEDYTDRLTELIMIALRNGAPEV